In Paralcaligenes sp. KSB-10, the following are encoded in one genomic region:
- a CDS encoding MT-A70 family methyltransferase — protein MEKDSNNTDNRYAPLPMVAGGFSTVLADPPWRFTNRTGKVAPEHHRLGRYGTMSLDEIKSLPISRVLAKNAHLYLWVPNALLPEGLDVMRAWGFRYVSNIVWAKRRKDGGPDGRGVGFYFRNVTELLLFGVRGSMRTLDPGRSQVNMIETRKREHSRKPDEQYELIEACSPGAYLEMFARYPQPGWASWGDESAESVTPRGIVHKGYAGGPMMPDLLPHERVTGERAADMGSQLRALYEDGQSVRDLAVMTGYPIQRVRALLAAAGTVLRSQGHHHSNVDHALV, from the coding sequence ATGGAAAAGGACTCGAATAACACGGACAATCGCTACGCTCCTCTTCCCATGGTGGCAGGGGGGTTTTCAACAGTTCTAGCCGATCCTCCCTGGCGTTTCACGAATCGCACCGGCAAGGTTGCACCCGAGCACCACAGGCTGGGGCGCTATGGCACTATGTCTCTGGATGAGATCAAGTCATTGCCGATATCTCGCGTCCTTGCGAAAAACGCACACTTGTACCTCTGGGTACCTAATGCTTTGCTACCCGAAGGCCTGGATGTTATGAGGGCGTGGGGTTTTCGGTACGTCAGTAATATTGTCTGGGCTAAGCGGCGCAAGGATGGCGGTCCAGACGGGCGCGGCGTGGGGTTCTACTTCCGAAACGTAACAGAATTGTTGTTATTCGGTGTCAGAGGCTCGATGCGAACACTTGACCCCGGTCGATCTCAGGTCAACATGATAGAGACGCGCAAACGCGAACATTCTCGTAAACCTGACGAGCAGTATGAGCTGATCGAGGCCTGTTCACCTGGCGCATACCTTGAGATGTTCGCTCGGTACCCACAACCAGGCTGGGCTTCCTGGGGTGACGAGTCAGCCGAGAGCGTAACCCCGCGCGGTATCGTGCACAAAGGCTACGCTGGTGGTCCCATGATGCCAGATTTACTGCCTCATGAGCGAGTCACTGGCGAGCGGGCCGCAGACATGGGCAGTCAGCTGCGAGCTCTCTACGAAGACGGCCAAAGCGTGCGAGACCTTGCTGTAATGACTGGGTATCCCATTCAGCGGGTACGAGCGTTGCTCGCTGCAGCAGGTACGGTATTACGGTCACAGGGCCATCACCACTCGAATGTTGATCACGCTCTAGTGTAA
- a CDS encoding antitoxin Xre/MbcA/ParS toxin-binding domain-containing protein, producing the protein MFAALRGEEQQIYHSRLHALLGVREDASWLRIHDLIVAGFPAQGLVDLCERGEITPIERDRIVPLRALRRRAVAGQRLTGEESERLFRVVHITLVAESLFGEGEAARRWLSRPDIFDGQTPFEMIMTTPGMYLVEERIIRAVEGIFA; encoded by the coding sequence ATGTTCGCAGCGCTACGAGGAGAAGAGCAGCAGATCTACCACAGTCGGCTGCACGCCCTCCTTGGGGTTCGGGAGGATGCCTCCTGGTTGCGGATTCATGATCTTATTGTTGCCGGGTTCCCTGCTCAGGGTCTCGTGGATCTGTGCGAACGAGGCGAAATTACCCCAATCGAACGGGACCGCATCGTCCCTCTGCGCGCCCTCCGGCGGCGGGCAGTCGCCGGGCAGCGGCTCACTGGAGAGGAAAGTGAGCGACTATTTCGCGTGGTGCATATCACTTTAGTAGCAGAATCTCTGTTTGGTGAGGGCGAGGCGGCAAGACGTTGGCTGAGTCGGCCAGATATATTTGATGGACAAACGCCCTTCGAGATGATCATGACTACGCCCGGGATGTATCTGGTGGAGGAGCGGATCATCCGAGCGGTTGAGGGAATTTTTGCTTGA
- a CDS encoding helix-turn-helix domain-containing protein: MNGSSGITPGASHHPTRFLMHSLLASLVTMRKASDLTQDELARRTGLSRTTIQQTESGTTDPHFSTLFEIARALGMDIMVVPRPLRKELEWFIQAEGKCLGHPPGISAPLSIVDEIVRGNNSR, translated from the coding sequence ATGAACGGCTCGTCGGGCATCACGCCCGGAGCCTCACATCACCCTACGAGGTTCCTCATGCACTCATTACTTGCCAGCTTGGTTACTATGCGAAAGGCCAGCGACCTGACTCAGGACGAGCTAGCAAGACGCACCGGGTTGAGTCGGACTACCATTCAGCAGACGGAGTCTGGGACAACGGACCCGCATTTCTCAACGTTGTTCGAAATAGCTCGGGCTCTTGGCATGGACATCATGGTTGTCCCTCGGCCTCTACGCAAAGAGCTGGAGTGGTTCATTCAAGCGGAAGGCAAGTGCCTAGGCCACCCCCCTGGTATCAGCGCGCCTCTCTCTATCGTTGACGAAATCGTACGGGGGAACAACTCCAGATAA
- a CDS encoding ATP-dependent endonuclease — translation MHKIGFIDIVGLRACQHVSLPVESFTPLVGQNNAGKSTILFALAWVLKPSALTESDFSKTDQPVVVTARIDGITDEILELIPEPKHRAAIAPYCASGSIWIRVVANEPGTKKVACEVFDFETYQGNDLPLAWRPYPTGLPQAVSALLPDALCIDAMEDLGEDLGKAKAGSTMKSLLDLIMNPIVEAHADLTAAMQTVRSILSVGGESRSGLLKAFDEGATEALGNFFPGLTIELGLQTIEIKEFFKAGSLNITDMSTGDRRTFDQLGTGAQRAIQMALIRHLADLRIGEKPGAARRLLLIDEPELYLHPQGVRRLRQALAALSQRGFQVVYATHSPLMLSRENAADAVIVHKDTAEGTLARVPLRHAVTAALEEAQAQSRTLFELGNLAEIYFSDLVVLCEGKTERRLLPLLYERLRGRHPELDQIAFVAVGACSDIPKALPVLAAMGIRACAIADLDFAFTEARKGQKSMLPKDDATLVRSKAALQRLQAQHGFPLGGNGLPTKDKTGWQAADTWAIFAADPEGAEISTNLHDTLRARNLWLWKVGCIENVTNHLEKGEEAILAQELAIESMDAQALEAAMPEIGRCFDWLDGLHGSPASERSVV, via the coding sequence ATGCATAAGATCGGCTTTATTGACATCGTGGGCCTTCGGGCATGCCAGCATGTAAGCTTGCCAGTGGAGTCCTTCACCCCACTTGTCGGGCAGAACAATGCTGGAAAATCGACAATTCTGTTTGCCCTCGCCTGGGTGCTGAAACCAAGCGCTCTAACGGAATCTGACTTTTCAAAGACCGACCAGCCCGTGGTTGTCACCGCACGAATCGATGGCATTACCGACGAGATCCTGGAACTAATTCCGGAGCCAAAGCACCGGGCGGCTATCGCGCCCTACTGCGCATCCGGTTCCATATGGATTCGCGTTGTCGCCAACGAGCCCGGAACCAAGAAGGTCGCATGTGAAGTCTTCGATTTTGAAACGTATCAGGGCAACGATCTCCCCCTAGCATGGAGGCCCTATCCAACGGGGTTACCGCAGGCAGTTTCGGCTTTACTGCCGGACGCCCTCTGCATCGATGCAATGGAGGACCTCGGAGAAGATCTCGGTAAGGCGAAGGCGGGCAGCACAATGAAGTCGTTGCTGGACCTAATCATGAACCCCATTGTCGAAGCACACGCTGACCTAACCGCAGCCATGCAGACCGTTCGGAGCATCCTCAGTGTGGGAGGGGAGTCGCGATCCGGGCTCCTGAAGGCCTTTGACGAGGGAGCAACAGAGGCTCTCGGAAATTTCTTCCCGGGACTTACGATTGAGTTGGGCCTGCAAACGATTGAGATCAAGGAGTTCTTCAAAGCGGGCAGTCTGAATATCACCGACATGAGCACAGGTGACCGCAGGACATTCGACCAGCTCGGTACCGGTGCACAGCGGGCCATTCAGATGGCATTGATACGGCATCTTGCTGATCTACGCATCGGAGAGAAACCTGGTGCTGCCCGCCGCCTTCTCCTCATCGACGAACCTGAGCTATATCTTCATCCACAGGGAGTCAGGCGGCTTCGGCAGGCGCTTGCTGCTCTGTCACAGAGGGGCTTTCAAGTCGTCTATGCGACGCACTCGCCGCTCATGTTGAGCAGGGAGAACGCTGCTGATGCAGTGATCGTGCACAAGGACACGGCAGAGGGGACGTTGGCTCGTGTCCCTCTACGGCACGCCGTTACTGCTGCGTTGGAGGAAGCACAGGCTCAATCACGAACATTGTTCGAATTGGGGAACCTGGCTGAAATCTACTTTTCGGATCTCGTAGTTCTGTGCGAGGGGAAGACGGAGAGGCGCCTGCTCCCGCTACTCTACGAACGACTGCGCGGTCGGCATCCTGAACTTGACCAGATTGCCTTCGTCGCCGTTGGGGCATGTTCAGACATCCCCAAGGCGTTACCGGTGCTGGCAGCCATGGGTATCCGGGCTTGCGCCATTGCGGATCTCGACTTTGCCTTCACAGAAGCACGCAAAGGGCAGAAATCTATGCTCCCGAAGGACGATGCTACTCTTGTACGCAGCAAGGCCGCACTGCAGCGCCTGCAAGCTCAGCACGGATTTCCGCTGGGCGGCAATGGTCTCCCGACGAAAGACAAGACCGGATGGCAGGCAGCAGATACCTGGGCAATTTTTGCTGCGGACCCAGAAGGAGCTGAGATCTCAACCAACTTGCACGATACGCTGCGCGCGCGAAACCTGTGGCTCTGGAAGGTCGGCTGCATCGAGAACGTTACCAACCACCTGGAGAAAGGCGAAGAAGCAATCTTGGCGCAAGAGCTTGCCATTGAATCCATGGACGCGCAGGCCCTCGAGGCCGCCATGCCGGAAATTGGACGCTGTTTTGATTGGCTTGATGGGCTGCATGGCAGTCCCGCTTCGGAGCGGAGCGTTGTCTAA
- the gyrB gene encoding DNA topoisomerase (ATP-hydrolyzing) subunit B: MSDLTTNSAVAGYGADSIKMLKGLEAVRKRPGMYIGDTSDGTGLHHMVFEVVDNAIDEALAGYCDDIVVTIHSDNSISVSDNGRGIPTGIHKDDEFHRSAAEIVMTELHAGGKFDHNSYKVSGGLHGVGVSCVNALSEWLRLTIWRNGETHEMEFHRGARVEPLAITGTTDKKGTRVQFLADDQIFENIEYHYEILAKRLRELSFLNNGVKIRLVDERQDKEENFAFLGGVKGFVEFINRSKTVLHSNVFSVSTESTIGDTTVGVDVAMQWNDSYTETVLCFTNNIPQRDGGTHLTGLRAAMTRVLNKYIADNEMAKKAKVDTTGDDMREGLACVLSVKVPEPKFSSQTKDKLVSSEVRPAVEEAVARTLETWLLENPNDAKALCNKIIDAARARDAARKAREMTRRKSVLEGAGLPGKLADCQEKDPALCEIYIVEGDSAGGSAKQGRDRKFQAILPLRGKVLNVEKARFDRLISSEQITTLITALGTSIGPDFNIDKLRYHRIIIMTDADVDGAHIRTLLLTLLYRQMPVLVERGHIYIAQPPLYKVKVGREERYLKDDAEEAQFMLQVALKDASLIPADGATPITGDALAELARQYILADTVINRLSRYTDMASLSAMAEGVEISLIDAEQAAASAKRLQDAIDDPSVPNGVTVTAEHNEEADSWRLVVHRMHHGNVRVSVFDRSFVRGADYAILAKAAKTFLGLMGIGALVVRGEGEKRKEKYISDFREAMQWLRGEADRSISKQRYKGLGEMNPSQLWETTMDPTVRRLLRVQIEDVIAADEVFTTLMGDNVEPRRAFIEAHALQAGNIDV, from the coding sequence ATGTCAGATCTAACCACGAATTCCGCCGTTGCAGGATACGGTGCCGACTCGATCAAAATGCTGAAAGGGCTCGAGGCTGTGCGCAAGCGTCCCGGCATGTATATTGGCGATACGTCCGATGGCACCGGCTTGCACCATATGGTTTTCGAGGTTGTCGATAACGCCATTGACGAAGCGCTGGCCGGCTATTGCGACGATATCGTCGTCACCATCCATTCCGATAACAGCATCTCGGTCAGCGACAATGGGCGCGGCATCCCCACCGGTATTCATAAAGACGACGAATTCCATCGCAGCGCGGCCGAAATCGTCATGACCGAACTGCATGCCGGCGGCAAGTTCGACCACAACTCCTACAAGGTTTCCGGCGGCCTGCACGGCGTGGGTGTGTCCTGCGTCAACGCCTTGTCCGAATGGCTGCGCCTGACCATCTGGCGCAACGGTGAAACGCACGAAATGGAGTTTCATCGTGGCGCTCGGGTAGAGCCTCTGGCCATAACGGGCACGACCGACAAAAAGGGAACCCGGGTCCAGTTTCTGGCGGACGATCAGATTTTCGAGAATATCGAATATCACTACGAGATCCTTGCCAAGCGCCTGCGCGAGCTTTCATTCCTGAACAACGGCGTCAAGATCCGCCTGGTCGACGAGCGCCAGGACAAAGAAGAAAACTTTGCTTTCCTGGGGGGCGTGAAGGGCTTTGTCGAGTTCATCAACCGCAGCAAAACCGTATTGCACAGCAATGTGTTCTCGGTCAGCACCGAGTCCACCATTGGCGACACCACCGTCGGCGTCGATGTTGCCATGCAATGGAACGACAGCTACACCGAAACGGTATTGTGCTTTACCAACAACATTCCCCAGCGCGACGGCGGCACCCACCTGACGGGCCTGCGCGCGGCCATGACGCGTGTGTTGAACAAATACATCGCCGATAACGAAATGGCCAAGAAGGCCAAGGTCGACACCACCGGCGACGATATGCGCGAGGGCCTGGCCTGCGTCCTGTCGGTCAAGGTGCCCGAGCCCAAGTTCAGCAGCCAGACCAAAGACAAGCTGGTTTCCAGCGAAGTGCGGCCGGCTGTCGAAGAGGCGGTGGCGCGTACGCTGGAAACCTGGCTGCTGGAAAATCCCAACGACGCCAAGGCGCTGTGCAACAAGATCATCGACGCCGCGCGTGCGCGCGACGCGGCCCGCAAGGCGCGTGAAATGACACGCCGCAAAAGCGTGCTGGAAGGCGCGGGCTTGCCCGGCAAGCTGGCCGACTGCCAGGAAAAAGATCCCGCCCTGTGCGAAATCTATATTGTCGAGGGCGACTCCGCCGGCGGATCCGCCAAACAGGGCCGTGACCGCAAGTTCCAGGCCATTCTGCCTTTACGCGGCAAGGTCCTTAATGTGGAAAAGGCCCGCTTCGACCGCTTGATTTCCAGCGAGCAGATCACCACGCTGATTACCGCGCTGGGCACCAGCATCGGCCCCGATTTCAATATCGACAAGCTGCGCTACCACCGCATCATTATCATGACCGATGCCGACGTCGACGGCGCGCACATCCGCACCTTGCTGCTGACGCTGCTGTATCGTCAAATGCCTGTGCTGGTCGAACGCGGGCACATCTATATTGCCCAGCCGCCGCTTTACAAGGTCAAGGTAGGCCGCGAAGAGCGCTATCTGAAAGACGATGCCGAAGAAGCGCAATTCATGCTGCAGGTGGCGTTGAAAGACGCTTCGTTGATCCCCGCGGATGGCGCAACGCCCATTACCGGCGATGCATTGGCCGAACTGGCACGTCAATACATTCTGGCCGACACGGTCATCAATCGTTTATCGCGCTACACCGATATGGCGTCCCTGTCGGCCATGGCCGAAGGCGTGGAGATCAGCCTGATCGATGCCGAACAGGCCGCCGCGTCCGCCAAGCGCCTGCAAGACGCGATCGACGACCCATCCGTTCCAAACGGTGTCACGGTTACCGCCGAGCACAACGAAGAAGCCGATTCATGGCGCCTGGTGGTGCATCGCATGCACCATGGCAATGTGCGCGTCAGCGTCTTTGATCGCAGCTTTGTGCGCGGAGCCGACTACGCCATTCTTGCCAAGGCCGCCAAAACCTTCCTGGGCCTCATGGGCATAGGCGCCTTGGTGGTGCGCGGCGAGGGCGAAAAGCGCAAGGAAAAGTACATTTCCGACTTCCGCGAGGCCATGCAATGGCTGCGCGGCGAGGCCGACCGCAGCATCAGCAAGCAACGCTACAAAGGCCTGGGCGAAATGAATCCCTCGCAGCTCTGGGAAACCACCATGGACCCCACCGTGCGCCGCTTGCTGCGCGTACAAATCGAAGACGTGATTGCCGCCGATGAGGTGTTTACGACCTTGATGGGAGATAACGTGGAGCCGCGCCGGGCGTTTATTGAAGCGCACGCGCTGCAGGCGGGCAATATTGATGTTTGA
- the dnaN gene encoding DNA polymerase III subunit beta → MQLVQTTRDALLKPLSTVAGIVERRNTLPILANILLRKEGNKIAFIATDLEVQITTHAEFGVGPENESTTVAARKLLDILRALPESGDVKLGLASAKLSVQSGKSRFALQTLGAAEFPTLSQPEKWDVSFSLPQKTLKHLFNMVHFAMAQQDIRYYLNGLLFVFEPGYVRAVATDGHRLAHSGTAVEGIEVKQDVIVPRKTVLEMQRLLGDTDEPVAIDVAPGQIRFRFGEVELVSKLVEGKFPDFTRVIPSNYTRHFSVSRETLQGCLQRAAILTTDKLKGVRLQLSDNQLKISSTNAEQEEAQEEIDIDYSHESLDVGFNVSYLLDVLANVKTEAIQWSVQPDVNASALITLPDDDQFKYVVMPMRI, encoded by the coding sequence ATGCAACTCGTACAAACGACTCGCGATGCATTGTTGAAACCGTTGTCGACGGTGGCGGGAATAGTCGAAAGAAGAAATACGTTGCCGATTCTGGCCAACATACTGTTGCGTAAAGAGGGCAACAAGATCGCCTTTATCGCCACCGACCTTGAAGTTCAGATCACCACCCACGCCGAGTTCGGCGTGGGTCCCGAAAACGAATCGACGACCGTGGCGGCGCGCAAGCTGCTCGACATATTGCGGGCTTTGCCCGAGTCGGGCGATGTGAAGCTGGGCCTGGCCAGCGCCAAGTTGTCGGTACAGTCGGGCAAAAGCCGTTTTGCCTTGCAAACCCTGGGCGCCGCCGAATTTCCGACCCTGTCGCAGCCCGAGAAGTGGGACGTGTCGTTTTCCCTGCCGCAAAAAACGCTCAAGCACCTCTTCAATATGGTGCACTTTGCGATGGCCCAGCAAGACATCCGCTATTACCTGAACGGCCTGTTGTTCGTGTTCGAACCGGGTTACGTGCGTGCCGTCGCCACCGATGGCCACCGCCTGGCGCATAGCGGCACAGCGGTCGAGGGTATCGAGGTCAAGCAGGATGTCATCGTGCCGCGCAAAACCGTGCTCGAAATGCAGCGCCTGCTGGGCGATACCGACGAGCCCGTGGCCATCGACGTGGCGCCTGGCCAGATTCGTTTTCGTTTTGGCGAAGTCGAACTGGTGTCCAAACTGGTCGAAGGCAAGTTTCCCGACTTTACGCGCGTCATTCCCAGCAATTACACGCGGCATTTTTCGGTCAGCCGCGAAACCTTGCAGGGGTGCCTGCAGCGGGCCGCCATTCTTACCACCGACAAGCTCAAGGGCGTACGTCTGCAGCTGTCGGATAACCAGCTCAAGATTTCCTCCACCAATGCCGAGCAGGAAGAGGCCCAGGAAGAAATCGATATCGATTACAGCCACGAGTCGCTGGACGTGGGCTTTAACGTCAGCTACCTGCTCGACGTGCTGGCCAATGTCAAGACCGAGGCCATCCAGTGGTCGGTCCAGCCCGATGTCAACGCGTCGGCATTGATCACACTGCCCGACGACGATCAGTTCAAGTATGTCGTGATGCCCATGCGCATTTAA
- the dnaA gene encoding chromosomal replication initiator protein DnaA, which produces MKDFWQTCVQRLEQDLPPQQISAWIRPLVPLAFDTAQAVLRVSAPNRFKLDWVRKNFSRQIEVLASEWYERPVQVVFELASSSSSQSSSAAAPRAPAAVSAPESPGAGAAPARADAAPAATVNVAANVAAEAMHDRSRLNTDLTFDNFVTGKANQLARAAALQVAENPGVSYNPLFLYGGVGLGKTHLIHAIGNALLLGGAGTRVRYVHADQYVSDVVKAYQRKAFDEFKRYYHSLDLLLIDDIQFFAGKNRTQEEFFYAFEAMVAQRKQIIITSDTYPKELANIDSRLISRFDSGLTVAIEPPELEMRVAILLRKAESEGVTMPEEVAFFIAKHLRSNVRELEGALRKVSAYARFHGREVLTVEVCKDALKDLLSVSNGQITVENIQKTVADFYKIKVADMYSKRRPANIAMPRQVAMYLAKELTQKSLPEIGDLFGGRDHTTVLHAVRKISDARSKQSELNHALHVLEQTLKG; this is translated from the coding sequence ATGAAAGATTTTTGGCAGACCTGTGTTCAACGTTTGGAGCAGGACCTTCCCCCACAGCAGATTAGTGCATGGATTCGCCCATTGGTTCCCCTTGCGTTCGATACGGCGCAGGCGGTACTGCGGGTTTCTGCGCCCAATCGATTCAAGCTGGACTGGGTGCGCAAAAATTTTTCCCGCCAAATCGAAGTCCTGGCCTCCGAGTGGTACGAGCGTCCTGTGCAGGTAGTGTTCGAACTCGCCTCGTCTTCGTCCTCGCAGTCTTCGTCGGCCGCTGCCCCTCGTGCCCCAGCGGCCGTTTCCGCTCCCGAATCCCCAGGGGCTGGCGCGGCGCCCGCCCGGGCCGACGCCGCGCCGGCCGCGACAGTCAATGTTGCGGCCAATGTCGCCGCCGAGGCCATGCACGATCGGTCGCGCCTGAATACCGACCTGACTTTCGACAACTTCGTTACCGGCAAGGCCAACCAGCTGGCACGCGCGGCGGCGCTGCAGGTCGCGGAAAATCCGGGGGTGTCGTATAACCCCCTGTTTTTATATGGCGGCGTCGGCCTGGGCAAAACCCACCTTATCCATGCCATAGGCAATGCCTTGCTGCTGGGCGGCGCCGGTACTCGCGTGCGCTATGTGCATGCCGACCAATACGTGTCCGATGTAGTCAAAGCCTATCAGCGCAAGGCTTTCGATGAGTTCAAACGTTATTATCATTCGCTCGATTTGTTGCTGATCGACGACATTCAGTTTTTTGCCGGCAAGAATCGCACCCAGGAAGAGTTTTTCTACGCTTTCGAAGCCATGGTGGCGCAGCGCAAGCAAATCATCATTACCTCCGATACCTACCCCAAAGAGCTGGCCAATATCGACAGCCGCCTGATTTCCCGCTTCGATTCGGGCCTGACCGTGGCAATTGAACCTCCCGAGCTGGAAATGCGGGTGGCCATTCTGCTGCGCAAAGCCGAGTCCGAGGGTGTCACCATGCCCGAGGAAGTCGCCTTTTTTATTGCCAAGCATCTGCGCAGCAATGTGCGCGAGCTTGAGGGGGCATTGCGCAAGGTATCGGCATATGCCCGTTTCCATGGCCGCGAAGTCCTGACCGTCGAGGTGTGCAAAGACGCGCTCAAAGACCTGTTGTCGGTGTCCAATGGCCAGATCACCGTCGAAAATATACAAAAGACCGTTGCCGATTTTTATAAAATCAAGGTGGCCGACATGTATTCGAAACGCCGGCCTGCCAATATTGCCATGCCGCGCCAGGTGGCCATGTATCTGGCAAAAGAATTGACCCAGAAAAGCCTGCCTGAAATCGGCGATTTGTTCGGCGGGCGCGATCACACCACGGTGCTGCATGCCGTGCGAAAAATTTCGGATGCTCGCTCCAAGCAATCCGAGCTTAACCATGCTCTACACGTATTAGAACAAACCTTAAAAGGATAA
- the rpmH gene encoding 50S ribosomal protein L34: MQRTYQPSVTRRKRTHGFRVRMKTRGGRAVLNARRAKGRKRLAV; the protein is encoded by the coding sequence ATGCAACGCACTTACCAACCCTCCGTCACCCGCCGCAAGCGTACCCATGGCTTTCGAGTACGCATGAAAACCCGCGGTGGCCGTGCCGTGCTTAACGCGCGCCGTGCCAAAGGCCGTAAACGCCTGGCCGTTTAA
- the rnpA gene encoding ribonuclease P protein component, with protein MRATLPSAARLHRPSEYASALKGKRIARGALFVVTTPREAQVDASCARLGLIIAKRFAARAVTRNAIKRVIREAFRHRRHELPLHDFVFRLHSRVDAVSLTGLKQIVRQEVDGLLDRALR; from the coding sequence ATGCGTGCGACGCTTCCTTCAGCGGCGCGCTTGCACCGCCCCTCGGAATACGCCTCTGCCCTTAAAGGCAAGCGTATCGCCAGAGGGGCGTTGTTTGTTGTAACAACGCCTCGCGAAGCCCAGGTCGATGCAAGCTGCGCACGCCTGGGGCTGATTATTGCCAAGCGTTTTGCCGCCCGCGCCGTGACCCGCAATGCCATCAAGCGCGTCATCCGCGAGGCGTTTCGCCACCGGCGCCATGAATTGCCCTTGCACGACTTTGTGTTTCGGCTCCATTCCCGGGTCGATGCCGTCTCGCTGACAGGGCTGAAGCAAATCGTGCGCCAGGAAGTGGATGGCCTTCTGGATCGAGCCCTGCGATGA
- the yidD gene encoding membrane protein insertion efficiency factor YidD, producing the protein MMKAVLIAPIRFYRYFLSPWLGRSCRFTPTCSAYAIEAIEVHGPLRGLWLAARRIGRCHPWCPGGFDPVPDPKHKHR; encoded by the coding sequence ATGATGAAAGCAGTGTTGATCGCACCGATCCGGTTTTATCGGTATTTTCTCAGCCCCTGGCTGGGAAGAAGTTGTCGTTTTACCCCAACGTGCTCGGCCTACGCCATCGAAGCCATCGAAGTGCACGGGCCGCTGCGCGGTTTGTGGCTGGCGGCCAGACGCATTGGCCGTTGCCATCCCTGGTGTCCGGGTGGATTCGACCCGGTGCCGGACCCGAAGCACAAACACCGGTAG